The Azotosporobacter soli genome window below encodes:
- the trpS gene encoding tryptophan--tRNA ligase, with amino-acid sequence MTKGRIFSGMQPSGRFHLGNYLGALENWVKLQRDYECFFSIVDWHALTSSYEDTSKIPERIHDMALDWLSAGLDPEKSVIFVQSHVKEHAELHLLLSMMTPLSWLERVPTYKDKLQQLGEQGKDINTYGFLGYPELMTADIILYKADTVPVGEDQLPHLELSREIIRRFNYLYQPIFPEPAGMLSKSSVLPGIDGRKMSKSYGNEIPFAGSAEEITARVRLMVTDPQRVKRTDKGNPDVCNVYTFHKLFNQEQCSEISIACRAAEIGCVDCKKRLAAQMVEQLAPMHEKRLELSAKPAMVAEILHAGAERARKVAQDTMAEVRSAMHLG; translated from the coding sequence ATGACTAAAGGACGTATTTTTAGCGGTATGCAACCCTCCGGCAGATTCCATCTGGGAAATTATCTCGGGGCATTGGAGAATTGGGTGAAATTGCAACGGGATTACGAATGTTTCTTTTCGATTGTCGACTGGCACGCATTGACTTCTTCTTATGAAGACACTTCCAAGATACCGGAGCGAATTCATGATATGGCTCTCGACTGGCTCAGCGCCGGCTTAGACCCGGAAAAAAGCGTCATTTTCGTCCAATCTCACGTCAAGGAGCACGCAGAGTTGCATCTTTTGCTGTCAATGATGACGCCACTGTCTTGGTTGGAACGAGTTCCGACTTATAAAGATAAGCTTCAACAACTAGGCGAACAGGGCAAGGACATTAATACCTATGGCTTTCTCGGCTATCCTGAATTGATGACGGCAGATATCATCTTGTACAAAGCGGATACGGTTCCGGTTGGTGAAGACCAGTTGCCGCATCTTGAATTGTCGCGTGAAATTATCCGTCGCTTCAATTATTTATACCAACCCATTTTCCCGGAACCGGCAGGCATGTTAAGTAAATCTTCGGTACTGCCAGGCATTGACGGACGAAAAATGAGCAAATCCTATGGCAATGAGATCCCCTTTGCTGGTAGCGCCGAAGAAATTACAGCACGCGTACGATTGATGGTAACGGATCCGCAGCGCGTCAAACGGACCGATAAAGGCAATCCGGATGTCTGCAATGTATACACTTTTCATAAACTGTTCAATCAGGAGCAGTGCTCAGAAATCAGCATAGCTTGCCGCGCAGCTGAAATCGGCTGCGTAGACTGCAAAAAACGTCTGGCTGCCCAAATGGTGGAACAATTAGCGCCGATGCATGAAAAAAGGCTCGAGTTAAGCGCCAAGCCGGCCATGGTAGCGGAAATCCTTCATGCAGGCGCCGAACGGGCTCGCAAGGTGGCACAAGACACGATGGCCGAAGTCCGTTCAGCAATGCATCTCGGTTAG
- a CDS encoding segregation and condensation protein A, translating to MTSNAYQIQLAAFEGPLALLLHLIEKSQVDIYDIPIAELTEQYLTYLAAMEEFNIDVASDFLVMAATLLQIKSRLLLPKPPQALPDEGEEEDPRQELVNRLLEYRKFKQMAEHLAELSEQRDLYMTRTPQVITPVLSLPVGITVDLLTKAFLAVWESGLEEYSIVNREEISIQDKIHDILQLLHKYNGKLEFSETIIRSGTKSEVIASFLALLELIKLQRVTVQQKGNFAAIYILLKE from the coding sequence ATGACGAGCAACGCATATCAAATTCAGTTAGCGGCCTTTGAAGGGCCGCTCGCGTTATTGCTACATCTGATTGAAAAAAGTCAGGTTGACATTTATGACATTCCGATTGCTGAGCTTACTGAACAGTATCTGACCTATCTAGCTGCAATGGAAGAATTCAACATTGATGTCGCCAGCGACTTTCTCGTAATGGCGGCAACCTTGCTGCAGATTAAGTCGCGTCTGCTCCTGCCAAAGCCGCCGCAAGCACTTCCAGATGAAGGCGAAGAGGAGGATCCACGCCAAGAGCTGGTGAATCGCCTGTTGGAATACCGTAAATTCAAACAAATGGCTGAACACTTGGCCGAATTGAGCGAACAACGCGACCTATATATGACGCGTACACCGCAGGTCATTACGCCAGTCTTAAGTTTGCCGGTCGGCATCACCGTAGACCTTTTAACCAAAGCTTTTCTCGCCGTTTGGGAAAGCGGTCTGGAAGAATACTCGATCGTGAATCGCGAAGAAATCAGCATCCAAGATAAAATTCATGATATTCTGCAATTGCTGCATAAATACAACGGCAAGCTGGAGTTTTCCGAGACCATTATTCGCAGCGGTACCAAAAGCGAAGTGATTGCCTCCTTTCTTGCGCTACTCGAATTAATCAAACTGCAGCGTGTAACCGTACAGCAAAAAGGCAATTTTGCCGCTATTTACATTCTTTTGAAAGAGTGA
- the scpB gene encoding SMC-Scp complex subunit ScpB produces the protein MFYGHLKSHLEALLFASGDPVAAAKLAAILEISEESLDLLAAQLTADMASNERGLTIVRVAEGYQLCTKPSLADVVAKLVQFQDHRLSMAALETLSIIAFKQPITKQEIEAIRGVKIDRVLSNLVERQLIRELGRKEAIGRPILYGTTLDFLKCLGLNSLKELPPLVELLPEKQP, from the coding sequence ATGTTTTATGGCCATTTAAAAAGCCACCTGGAGGCGCTGCTCTTTGCCAGCGGCGATCCGGTCGCTGCGGCAAAATTAGCCGCAATATTGGAAATATCGGAAGAAAGCCTCGACTTGTTGGCCGCACAATTGACAGCTGACATGGCCAGCAACGAACGGGGCCTGACGATCGTTCGCGTCGCCGAAGGCTATCAGTTATGTACAAAGCCTTCTCTAGCCGATGTCGTTGCCAAGCTCGTGCAATTCCAAGATCACCGTCTCTCAATGGCCGCGCTGGAAACATTATCGATTATTGCTTTTAAACAACCGATTACCAAACAAGAAATTGAAGCCATTCGCGGCGTTAAGATTGATCGCGTACTTTCTAATCTTGTCGAACGCCAGCTGATTCGCGAGCTAGGGCGTAAGGAAGCGATCGGTCGTCCGATTTTATACGGCACAACACTGGATTTTCTAAAATGCCTGGGTCTAAACAGCTTGAAGGAATTGCCGCCTTTAGTTGAGCTTTTACCAGAAAAGCAGCCCTGA
- a CDS encoding D-alanyl-D-alanine carboxypeptidase family protein produces the protein MKPIKHILVSALLGALLLVSEADAAPQPDITAHAAVVMDVTTGQVLYSLNADERRYPASTTKMMSLIIALESNRLQDIVTASTAAATTDGSSMWLEAGEQQRLIDLLYGMMLVSGNDATVAVAEYLSGSVPEFAKGMTQKAHEIGAVNTHFTNSSGLPDPNHVSTAKDLALIAAYGYHNPLFRQIVSAKQRVMPWAGKPFARELFNENKLLWNYDGANGVKTGYTEAAGPCLVSGALRGDIQLVAVVMDSDAMWLDSRKLLDYGFSQLKSRRIVAQGDVLKKVRVIDGIQGETEVIAAQSVTIPIRNGDDPAIKIETDLPAKLAAPIQEGEKVGVAKVLFNGKEIQQIDLQAAQSDQQKSFFAILHSALVKTFSGLTSKVRAYWTDIPYV, from the coding sequence ATGAAACCGATTAAACACATCTTAGTAAGCGCCCTGCTCGGCGCATTGCTGCTCGTAAGCGAAGCAGATGCAGCGCCGCAGCCTGATATTACCGCACATGCAGCCGTCGTAATGGATGTGACGACCGGTCAGGTGCTATATAGTTTAAATGCCGATGAGCGACGCTATCCCGCAAGTACGACAAAAATGATGAGTCTGATAATCGCTTTGGAAAGCAACCGCCTACAGGACATAGTCACTGCAAGTACTGCCGCAGCAACAACTGACGGCTCATCGATGTGGCTGGAGGCTGGAGAGCAACAGCGTCTGATTGATCTTTTATATGGCATGATGCTAGTCTCCGGCAATGATGCCACGGTAGCGGTTGCCGAATACCTATCCGGCTCAGTGCCCGAATTTGCCAAAGGCATGACGCAAAAGGCGCATGAAATCGGCGCCGTTAATACGCATTTCACCAATTCAAGCGGTTTGCCGGATCCGAATCATGTATCAACGGCAAAGGATCTCGCATTGATTGCCGCCTACGGCTATCATAACCCGCTGTTTCGTCAAATTGTTTCCGCTAAACAGCGCGTCATGCCTTGGGCTGGAAAACCATTTGCCCGGGAGCTCTTCAACGAAAACAAATTGCTTTGGAACTACGACGGCGCTAACGGAGTAAAAACAGGCTATACCGAAGCGGCCGGCCCTTGTCTGGTATCCGGCGCCCTGCGCGGCGATATCCAACTTGTCGCTGTCGTTATGGACAGTGACGCCATGTGGCTGGACAGTCGCAAATTGCTTGACTACGGCTTTTCACAACTTAAGTCGCGTCGTATCGTCGCGCAAGGCGATGTACTGAAAAAAGTACGTGTCATCGACGGCATTCAGGGCGAAACCGAAGTCATTGCCGCGCAAAGCGTGACGATTCCCATACGCAACGGAGACGATCCGGCGATTAAGATTGAAACCGATTTGCCGGCAAAATTGGCAGCGCCAATCCAAGAAGGCGAGAAAGTCGGTGTAGCAAAGGTACTCTTCAACGGCAAGGAGATCCAACAGATTGATTTGCAGGCTGCACAAAGCGATCAGCAAAAATCCTTTTTTGCGATCCTACACAGTGCCTTGGTAAAGACATTTTCCGGTCTTACGTCAAAAGTAAGAGCCTATTGGACCGATATCCCTTACGTTTAA
- a CDS encoding pseudouridine synthase — translation MEERLQKYISRSGLASRREAEQLILAGKVQINDQIVREMGVKVKPGSDKVTVNGKIIHEEALDYVLLYKPSGVVTTMSDPQGRPTVADLLTDLPGRLYPVGRLDYYTEGLLLMTNDGALTHALLHPSQKIYKTYLARVKGRPSAADLKRLRDGVELEDGLTAPAKVEAVSYDKGDDFSVIKIRIFEGKNRQIRRMCEAVGHPVQHLMRSALAFLSLEGLNPGAYRRLTPEELTRLRSFAVGPKQSK, via the coding sequence ATGGAAGAAAGATTGCAAAAATATATAAGCCGTTCGGGCCTTGCCTCCCGTCGCGAAGCCGAACAGTTGATCCTTGCAGGCAAAGTGCAAATCAACGACCAGATCGTTCGCGAAATGGGCGTGAAAGTAAAGCCGGGAAGCGATAAGGTCACTGTTAACGGCAAAATCATTCACGAAGAAGCGCTTGATTATGTGCTGCTTTACAAACCATCCGGCGTCGTTACGACAATGAGCGATCCGCAAGGACGACCTACCGTAGCCGATCTTCTCACAGATTTGCCGGGGCGATTATATCCGGTTGGCCGACTCGATTATTACACCGAAGGTTTGCTGCTAATGACGAATGACGGTGCGCTTACCCATGCCTTGCTTCATCCGAGTCAGAAAATTTACAAAACATATCTGGCCCGTGTCAAAGGCCGTCCAAGCGCCGCTGATCTTAAACGATTGCGTGACGGAGTTGAACTAGAGGATGGCCTGACTGCGCCGGCTAAAGTCGAAGCCGTTTCTTATGATAAGGGCGACGATTTCAGTGTCATTAAAATTCGTATCTTTGAAGGGAAAAATCGTCAAATCCGCCGTATGTGCGAAGCGGTTGGTCATCCGGTGCAACACTTGATGCGCAGCGCTTTGGCATTTCTAAGCCTGGAGGGTTTAAATCCCGGCGCTTATCGCCGCTTGACGCCGGAAGAACTTACTCGCCTGCGTTCCTTTGCGGTTGGGCCTAAACAAAGCAAATAA
- a CDS encoding NAD(P)/FAD-dependent oxidoreductase: MYDIIIIGGGAAGLMAAISAQQYGAKKILLLERMATVGRKLRITGKGRCNVTNIAPIEDFPKYFPGNGRFLYSALRQFTNQDLIAFFEEHHVPLKTERGGRIFPVSDQAGDIIAALAQTLTTATTVLPNMRVRRLLIEEGRIAGVEIWSGKQYHSTNVILATGGASYPATGSSGDGYDLAKAAGHSLLPLHPALVPLEVEELSVVKDLQGLSLRNVSAQIWLGGRKVAEEFGEMLFTHFGLTGPIILSLSAQLAKHWKENADVSDTFIKINLKPALDEEVLDKRLQRDFQKFTRKQLKNALSELLPSTMIPVVIDLAFLDPDKPVNQITKEERQRILEQLLGLTFTITRPRPLAEAIVTAGGIHVKEVNPKTMESRLVPGLYLAGEVLDIDAYTGGFNLQAAFSTGYVAGKSAAEKLQSE; the protein is encoded by the coding sequence ATGTACGATATTATCATTATCGGCGGTGGTGCCGCAGGCCTCATGGCCGCGATTAGCGCACAGCAGTACGGTGCGAAAAAAATCCTGCTTTTAGAGCGTATGGCGACGGTAGGGCGTAAATTGCGCATTACCGGTAAAGGCCGCTGCAATGTGACAAACATCGCCCCCATCGAAGATTTCCCTAAATACTTTCCCGGTAATGGGCGCTTTCTCTATAGTGCGCTACGCCAATTCACCAATCAAGATTTGATAGCTTTTTTTGAAGAGCATCATGTTCCTTTGAAAACTGAACGCGGCGGGCGAATTTTTCCAGTCAGCGACCAAGCAGGCGATATTATTGCAGCACTTGCGCAGACTTTGACAACGGCAACAACCGTGCTGCCAAACATGCGCGTCAGACGCTTGCTTATCGAAGAGGGAAGGATCGCCGGCGTCGAGATTTGGAGCGGTAAACAATACCATTCAACCAACGTCATTTTAGCAACTGGCGGCGCATCTTATCCCGCAACAGGATCTTCCGGCGACGGATATGATCTGGCTAAAGCCGCCGGTCACAGTTTGCTACCCCTTCATCCAGCTCTTGTGCCGCTTGAAGTGGAAGAATTGAGCGTCGTCAAAGATTTGCAAGGTTTATCACTGCGTAACGTATCCGCGCAGATTTGGCTTGGCGGACGCAAAGTGGCCGAAGAGTTCGGCGAAATGTTGTTCACTCACTTCGGCCTGACCGGCCCAATCATTTTGTCGCTTAGTGCACAACTGGCTAAACATTGGAAAGAAAATGCCGATGTTTCCGATACTTTTATCAAAATAAATTTAAAACCGGCATTGGACGAGGAAGTGTTGGACAAACGTTTGCAGCGCGATTTCCAAAAATTCACTCGCAAACAGCTGAAAAATGCATTATCAGAACTCTTGCCTTCTACAATGATTCCTGTCGTTATTGACCTCGCTTTTCTCGACCCGGACAAACCCGTCAATCAAATCACTAAGGAAGAGCGACAGCGCATCTTGGAACAATTGCTGGGTCTGACGTTCACCATCACTCGACCGCGCCCGTTGGCGGAAGCAATCGTCACGGCTGGCGGCATCCATGTCAAAGAAGTCAATCCGAAAACGATGGAATCGAGGCTGGTTCCAGGCTTGTATTTGGCTGGCGAGGTACTTGACATCGATGCTTACACCGGTGGTTTCAATCTGCAGGCCGCATTTTCTACCGGCTACGTCGCTGGCAAATCAGCTGCCGAAAAATTGCAGTCAGAATAA
- the aroF gene encoding 3-deoxy-7-phosphoheptulonate synthase — MIIMMNTTSPDSIQRVVEKLKQHSLDAYCVTSNGKTLITAVGDSAAHDSDLYERMSGVEKVVNILTPFKLVSRELKADDSLVHVRHVVFGSPLIPVIAGPCAVESPEQFLETAQLVKAAGASMLRGGAYKPRTSPYSFQGLELEGLKILRTVSEQVDMPVVSEVTDPRTVELTLNYVDMLQIGARNMQNFALLKEVAKTDKPILLKRGLSATVEEWLMAAEYIMAGGNEKIVLCERGIRTFETYTRNTLDLNAIPLVKHLSHLPIIVDPSHGTGNWRLVTPMARAGVASGADGLIVEVHPCPEEAVSDGPQSLIPQNFTQLMTELSKIAAAIDRSV; from the coding sequence ATGATTATTATGATGAATACAACTTCTCCCGATTCGATTCAACGTGTCGTAGAGAAATTAAAACAGCATAGCTTGGATGCCTATTGCGTGACTAGCAATGGCAAAACATTGATTACCGCAGTCGGTGACTCTGCTGCGCATGACTCGGATCTCTATGAAAGAATGAGCGGCGTTGAAAAAGTAGTGAACATACTGACGCCTTTCAAACTGGTCAGCCGTGAGCTGAAGGCTGATGACAGCTTAGTTCACGTCCGCCATGTTGTCTTTGGCAGCCCGCTTATACCGGTCATCGCCGGTCCCTGCGCGGTCGAAAGTCCTGAGCAGTTTTTGGAAACCGCGCAGTTAGTCAAGGCTGCTGGCGCTTCTATGTTGCGTGGCGGTGCTTACAAACCGCGTACTTCGCCTTACAGTTTCCAGGGGCTTGAATTAGAAGGTCTCAAAATTTTGCGAACTGTTTCAGAACAGGTGGATATGCCGGTTGTTTCTGAGGTCACTGATCCGCGAACCGTCGAACTGACGCTGAACTATGTCGATATGCTGCAGATTGGCGCTCGCAATATGCAAAATTTCGCGTTGCTGAAAGAAGTGGCAAAAACCGATAAACCAATTTTGCTAAAACGTGGTTTATCAGCCACAGTGGAGGAGTGGCTGATGGCCGCGGAGTACATCATGGCTGGCGGCAATGAAAAAATTGTCTTATGCGAACGTGGTATTCGTACCTTTGAAACTTATACGCGCAATACATTGGATTTGAATGCCATTCCGCTGGTGAAACACTTGAGCCATTTACCAATCATCGTCGATCCGAGTCACGGCACAGGAAACTGGCGTTTAGTGACGCCGATGGCACGTGCAGGCGTAGCCTCTGGTGCTGATGGTCTAATTGTCGAAGTGCATCCCTGTCCGGAAGAGGCGGTGTCTGATGGCCCGCAATCATTAATCCCGCAAAACTTCACGCAATTAATGACTGAACTCTCCAAAATTGCTGCTGCGATCGACCGTAGCGTCTAG
- the aroA gene encoding 3-phosphoshikimate 1-carboxyvinyltransferase, whose amino-acid sequence MTDMQATRILPIKQLQGVIDIPGDKSVSHRSVMFSALADTPVCIRNFLYAQDCLSTVSCMKALGAKIWQTPDDALWVQGNGLHGLTEPAVVLDAGNSGTTLRLLTGILSGQPFFTALTGDDSLRARPMSRVAKPLRLMGANLSGRQNGNLLPIAIQPPETFHGIRYEMPMASAQVKSAILLATLFADSASSVTEPYVSRDHTERMLETFGVTICREGTTVQLTPVDKLIAPPEIIVPGDISSAAFWLVAASIIPNSELLLRNVGMNPTRTGIIDALQAMGASIETVNERSSGSEPVADLKVRFANLRGIEIGGAMIPRLVDEIPVLAVAALSAEGRTVIRDASELRVKETDRLTAVAAELRRMGAILEETDDGLIIDGPQKLHWGDCHSYHDHRMAMAMAIAGSRHAGCSIDNPSCVSISYPAFFEVLQTIAKEDV is encoded by the coding sequence ATGACCGATATGCAAGCGACGCGGATTCTTCCGATTAAACAGCTTCAAGGCGTGATCGATATTCCCGGCGATAAGTCTGTTTCTCATCGCAGTGTCATGTTTTCCGCTTTAGCCGATACGCCTGTCTGCATACGAAATTTCCTCTATGCACAAGACTGCTTATCAACCGTTTCTTGTATGAAAGCGCTTGGTGCGAAAATCTGGCAAACGCCGGATGATGCGCTCTGGGTACAGGGAAACGGCTTGCACGGCTTAACAGAACCAGCCGTTGTGTTAGACGCGGGAAATTCAGGCACGACATTGCGTTTGTTAACAGGTATTCTCTCCGGTCAGCCTTTTTTTACGGCGTTGACTGGCGATGATTCGCTGCGCGCACGTCCAATGTCTCGCGTTGCCAAACCGTTGCGCCTGATGGGCGCCAACTTGAGTGGTCGACAAAACGGTAATCTTTTGCCTATTGCAATTCAACCGCCAGAAACGTTCCATGGCATCCGTTATGAAATGCCGATGGCCAGTGCGCAAGTCAAATCAGCTATCTTGCTCGCCACCTTGTTCGCCGACAGCGCCAGTAGCGTAACGGAACCTTATGTCTCGCGAGATCACACGGAACGGATGCTGGAAACATTTGGCGTCACGATTTGCCGCGAAGGAACCACTGTCCAATTGACTCCGGTCGATAAACTGATTGCACCGCCGGAAATCATTGTTCCTGGTGATATTAGTTCCGCCGCCTTTTGGTTAGTTGCTGCATCAATTATTCCAAATAGTGAGCTATTACTCCGTAATGTGGGGATGAATCCGACGCGCACCGGCATCATTGACGCATTGCAGGCAATGGGCGCTTCAATTGAAACTGTAAATGAACGCAGCAGCGGTAGCGAGCCAGTCGCCGATCTGAAAGTCCGCTTCGCCAACTTGCGTGGCATTGAAATCGGCGGAGCCATGATTCCTCGGCTCGTCGACGAGATTCCTGTCCTAGCCGTCGCAGCCCTGTCCGCCGAAGGCCGCACCGTGATTCGCGATGCATCGGAACTGCGCGTTAAAGAAACGGATCGCCTAACCGCCGTCGCTGCAGAGCTACGCCGTATGGGCGCTATATTGGAAGAAACTGATGACGGCCTGATTATTGACGGTCCACAGAAATTGCACTGGGGCGATTGTCATTCTTATCATGATCATCGCATGGCCATGGCCATGGCTATCGCCGGCAGCCGCCACGCCGGCTGTTCAATTGATAACCCCTCCTGTGTATCCATATCTTATCCTGCCTTTTTTGAAGTTTTGCAAACCATCGCTAAGGAGGATGTCTAA
- the cmk gene encoding (d)CMP kinase — MKPFTIAIDGPAGAGKSTIARLVAAALQYIYIDTGAMYRAVAWKVQAEKIALTNEARIISLVEKLSLRLTSIDGKTRVFADGNDISETIRNPEISRLVPVVAAIAGVRKILLAMQQEMAECGGVVMDGRDIGTAVLPNAEIKIFLTASIEERAKRRWLELTNNGFTCSLEELMQEIAARDKQDYERETAPLRQAEDAVLIDTTGLTIKEVTAAILGVAERRENLV, encoded by the coding sequence ATGAAACCATTCACCATTGCCATTGACGGACCGGCTGGCGCAGGCAAGAGTACAATCGCCCGCCTGGTAGCCGCCGCATTGCAATATATTTATATTGACACCGGTGCGATGTATCGCGCCGTAGCCTGGAAAGTTCAGGCAGAAAAGATAGCACTAACTAATGAAGCCCGCATTATCTCATTAGTGGAAAAACTTTCGCTTCGCCTTACAAGTATTGACGGTAAAACTCGTGTTTTCGCCGACGGCAACGATATCAGCGAAACCATTCGCAATCCGGAAATTTCCAGACTGGTTCCCGTCGTTGCCGCGATTGCAGGCGTACGTAAAATTTTGCTCGCAATGCAACAGGAAATGGCTGAATGCGGCGGCGTCGTGATGGACGGACGCGATATTGGAACAGCCGTTCTTCCAAACGCCGAAATCAAAATTTTTCTTACCGCTTCAATCGAAGAACGAGCAAAGCGCCGTTGGCTTGAGCTGACTAATAACGGCTTTACTTGTTCGCTCGAAGAATTGATGCAGGAAATCGCAGCACGCGACAAGCAAGACTATGAGCGTGAAACGGCGCCGCTGCGTCAGGCCGAAGATGCTGTACTGATTGACACAACCGGCTTGACGATTAAAGAGGTTACGGCTGCTATTTTAGGCGTCGCAGAAAGGCGGGAAAATCTTGTATAA
- a CDS encoding lysophospholipid acyltransferase family protein produces MEGLQNIPAQGGAIIAANHISLWDPPLLGTALERPIHFMAKEELFKNSLLRMIISALNAFPVKRGSADRNAIRNALSLLERGQLLGLFPEGTRSKTGELGKAEAGISMIALKANVPIIPTAIIGTNKVFSGTSWLPVFVIRFGPAIYPDANPEYRKNSATLGEKIMAEIAVQQANAANKS; encoded by the coding sequence GTGGAAGGGTTGCAAAATATTCCCGCACAAGGCGGCGCAATCATTGCCGCTAATCACATCAGTCTCTGGGATCCGCCGCTGCTCGGAACGGCACTTGAACGCCCGATCCATTTTATGGCCAAGGAAGAATTATTTAAAAATAGCTTACTGCGCATGATCATTTCTGCATTGAATGCCTTCCCTGTCAAGCGCGGAAGCGCAGACCGCAATGCGATTCGCAACGCCCTCTCCCTGTTAGAACGCGGCCAATTATTGGGACTATTTCCAGAAGGCACGCGCAGCAAAACCGGAGAGCTAGGAAAAGCGGAAGCCGGCATCTCTATGATTGCCCTCAAAGCAAATGTGCCGATCATTCCCACGGCAATTATCGGCACGAATAAGGTGTTTTCCGGCACTTCATGGCTGCCTGTTTTTGTGATTCGTTTTGGTCCCGCTATTTATCCAGATGCCAATCCTGAGTATCGTAAAAATTCAGCAACTCTGGGAGAAAAAATCATGGCGGAAATCGCTGTGCAACAAGCGAATGCCGCAAATAAAAGCTAA